A window of Argopecten irradians isolate NY chromosome 1, Ai_NY, whole genome shotgun sequence contains these coding sequences:
- the LOC138307764 gene encoding uncharacterized protein, whose translation MDLFKLVREEWEKCLTNPDCIDTDTLVREEWEKCLTNPDCIDTDTLVREEWEKCLTNPDCIDTDTLVREKWEKCLTNSDCLDTDTLAREEWEKCLTNPDCIDTDTLVREEWEKCLTNPDFIDTDTLVREEWEKCLTNPVCIDSDTLVREEWEKCLTNSDSIDTDTLVREKWEKCLTNSDCLDTDTPTPPPSLTQPIDCLSVEDKAPRTDISDDSERENHIENKMKPHTSSQDRMKEKVLNPVKFLHKNCRSLGWDPPVYRFDSLTQETFICKVLVNGREYHSEVCSTHKEAKSSAAQAFFTHHQRSETDTYIDIMGQFFSNTKVEKYSGLDVVSALNIAAQKFGWVPRYQFDTLPSGQCVCKALIDGKEYWSGPCSDEKEAKFAAAETFFACHQKSENDTYTEMLQSWMKKPRKKSQAAEVHDGMSPGFFLHTTCVKHHWPIPVYKLVSKTRYEGHYQYIYKVNIYNISQ comes from the exons ATGGACCTTTTTAAACTAGTGAGAGAGGAATGGGAGAAGTGTCTTACAAACCCTGACTGTATAGACACAGACACACTAGTGAGAGAGGAATGGGAGAAGTGTCTTACAAACCCTGACTGTATAGACACAGACACACTAGTGAGAGAGGAATGGGAGAAGTGTCTTACAAACCCTGACTGTATAGATACAGACACACTAGTGAGAGAGAAATGGGAGAAGTGTCTTACAAACTCTGACTGTCTAGATACAGACACACTTGCGAGAGAGGAATGGGAGAAGTGTCTTACAAACCCTGACTGTATAGATACAGACACACTAGTGAGAGAGGAATGGGAGAAGTGTCTTACAAACCCTGACTTTATAGATACAGACACACTAGTGAGAGAGGAATGGGAGAAGTGTCTTACAAACCCTGTTTGTATAGATTCAGACACACTAGTAAGAGAGGAATGGGAAAAGTGTCTTACCAACTCTGACTCTATAGATACAGACACACTAGTGAGAGAGAAATGGGAGAAGTGTCTTACCAACTCTGACTGTCTAGATACAGACACACCAACACCACCCCCATCGCTGACACAGCCAATTGACTGTCTATCTGTAGAGGACAAG GCTCCTAGGACAGATATCAGTGATGACTCAGAGAGAGAGAATCacatagaaaacaaaatgaaaccaCACACGTCCTCACAAGATAGAATGAAAG AGAAAGTCCTTAATCCAGTCAAGTTTCTTCATAAAAATTGTCGAAGTCTCGGTTGGGATCCACCGGTTTATCGCTTTGATTCGCTGACACAGGAAACATTCATCTGTAAG GTGCTTGTGAACGGTAGAGAGTATCACTCTGAAGTGTGTTCTACACATAAAGAGGCCAAAAGTTCAGCAGCCCAAGCATTTTTCACACATCATCAGAGATCTGAAACTGACACATACATAGATATCATGGGTCAGTTTTTTAGCAACACAAAGGTGGAAAAGTATTCAG GTCTAGATGTTGTGTCTGCATTAAATATTGCTGCTCAGAAGTTTGGATGGGTTCCACGTTACCAGTTTGATACTCTACCCTCAGGCCAGTGTGTGTGTAAG GCTTTAATTGATGGTAAGGAATATTGGTCGGGTCCATGCTCTGATGAAAAAGAAGCCAAATTTGCCGCAGCAGAAACATTCTTTGCCTGTCATCAGAAATCTGAAAATGATACCTATACTGAAATGTTGCAGTCTTGGATGAAGAAACCAAGAAAGAAATCTCAAGCTGCTGAAG tacaTGATGGAATGTCTCCAGGCTTCTTCCTTCACACCACCTGTGTTAAACATCATTGGCCAATACCTGTGTACAAACTAGTCAGTAAGACAAGATATGAAGGacattaccagtatatatacaaggtaaatatttacaatattagtcagtaa
- the LOC138314220 gene encoding adhesive plaque matrix protein-like encodes MLAKETYASRMLAKGTYASRVLVKGTYASRVLVKETFASRMLVKETYASRVLVKETYASSMLVKETYASRVLVKKTFASSMLVKETFAKRMLAKETYASRMLVKETYASRVLVKKTYASRVLAKETYASRVFVKETFARRMLIKETFASRMLVEETYASRVLTEETYSSRMLAKETYSSRMLIKETFASRMLVIETHASRVLVKETYASRMLVKETYASRILVIETYASRVLVKETYASRMLVKETYASRMMLAKEIYASRVLAKEIYASRVLAKEIYASRVLAKEIYASRVLVIETYASRVLTKETYASRMLAKEIYASRMLAKETYASRVLAKEIYASRVLAKEIYASRVLVNEKYASRVFVKETYASRVLAKEIYASRVLAKEIYASRVLVNEKYASRMLAKETYASRLLVIETYASRVLVKTTYASRVLVKETYASRVLAKKTYASRMLAKKTYASRVLAKKIYASRVLVKETYASRVLAKTTYASRMLAKEI; translated from the exons ATGTTAGCCAaagagacatatgctagtaggATGTTAGCCAAAGGgacatatgctagtagggtgttagTCAAAGGgacatatgctagtagggtgttagTCAAAGAGACATTTGCTAGTAGGATGTTAGTCAaagagacatatgctagtagggtgttagtcaaagagacatatgctagtagtatgttagtcaaagagacatatgctagtagggtgttagTCAAAAAGACATTTGCTAGTAGTATGTTAGTCAAAGAGACATTTGCTAAGAGGATGTTAGCCAaagagacatatgctagtagaatgttagtcaaagagacatatgctagtagggtgttagtcaaaaagacatatgctagtagggtgttagccaaagagacatatgctagtagggtgttCGTCAAAGAGACATTTGCTAGGAGGATGTTAATCAAAGAGACATTTGCTAGTAGGATGTTAGTCGaagagacatatgctagtagggtgttaACAGAAGAGACATATTCTAGTAGGATGTTAGCCAAAGAGACATATTCTAGTAGGATGTTAATCAAAGAGACATTTGCTAGTAGGATGTTAGTCATAGAGACACATGCTAGCAGGGTGTTAGTCAaagagacatatgctagtaggatgttagtcaaagagacatatgctagtaggATATTAGTCATagagacatatgctagtagggtgttagtcaaagagacatatgctagtaggatgttagtcaaagagacatatgctagtaggAT gATGTTAGCCAAAGAAATatatgctagtagggtgttagCCAAAGAAATatatgctagtagggtgttagCCAAAGAAATatatgctagtagggtgttagCCAAAGAAATatatgctagtagggtgttagTCATAGAGACGtatgctagtagggtgttaactaaagagacatatgctagtaggATGTTAGCCAAAGAAATATATGCTAGTAGGATGTTAGCCAaagagacatatgctagtagggtgttagCCAAAGAAATatatgctagtagggtgttagCCAAAGAAATatatgctagtagggtgttagTTAATGAGAAatatgctagtagggtgtttgttaaagagacatatgctagtagggtgttagCCAAAGAAATatatgctagtagggtgttagCCAAAGAAATatatgctagtagggtgttagTTAATGAGAAATATGCTAGCAGGATGTTAGCCAaagagacatatgctagtaggCTGTTAGTCATagagacatatgctagtagggtgttagTCAAAACgacatatgctagtagggtgttagtcaaagagacatatgctagtagggtgttagCCAAAAAGACATATGCTAGTAGGATGTTAGCCAAAAagacatatgctagtagggtgttagCCAAAAAGATatatgctagtagggtgttagtcaaagagacatatgctagtagggtgttagCCAAAACGACATATGCTAGTAGGATGTTAGCCAAAGAGATATAG
- the LOC138314232 gene encoding adhesive plaque matrix protein-like, which translates to MLVKETYASRMLVIETYASRMLTKETYASRMLVKETYASRVLAKGTYASRVLVKGTYASRMLAKKIYASRVLVKETYASRVLVKETYASRVLAKETYASSMLVKETFARRMLIKETFASRMLAKETYASRMLVKETYASRMLAKETYASRMLVKETYASRMLVKETYASRMLVKETYASRMLVKETYASRMLVIETYASRMLTKETNASRMLVIETYASRMLTKETNASRVLAKETYASSMLVKETFARRMLIKETFASRMLAKETYASRVLVKETYASSMLVKETFARRMLIKETFASRMLAKETYASRMLVKETYASRMLVIETYASRMLTKETNASRMLVKETYASRVLAKGTYASRVLVKGTYASRVLVKKIYASRVLVKETYASRVLVKETYASRVLVKKIYASRVLVKETYASRVLAKTTYASRMLAKEI; encoded by the coding sequence ATGTTAGTCAaagagacatatgctagtaggATGTTAGTCATAGAGACATATGCTAGCAGGATGTTAACTAaagagacatatgctagtaggatgttagtcaaagagacatatgctagtagggtgttagCCAAAGGgacatatgctagtagggtgttagTCAAAGGGACATATGCTAGCAGGATGTTAGCCAAAAAGATATATGCAAGTAGGGTGTTAGTCAaagagacatatgctagtagggtgttagtcaaagagacatatgctagtagggtgttagccaaagagacatatgctagtagTATGTTAGTCAAAGAGACATTTGCTAGGAGGATGTTAATCAAAGAGACATTTGCTAGTAGGATGTTAGCCAaagagacatatgctagtaggatgttagtcaaagagacatatgctagtaggATGTTAGCCAaagagacatatgctagtaggatgttagtcaaagagacatatgctagtaggATGTTAGTCAAAGAGACATATGCTAGCAGGATGTTAGTCAaagagacatatgctagtaggatgttagtcaaagagacatatgctagtaggATGTTAGTCATAGAGACATATGCTAGCAGGATGTTAACTAAAGAGACAAATGCTAGTAGGATGTTAGTCATAGAGACATATGCTAGCAGGATGTTAACTAAAGAGACAAatgctagtagggtgttagccaaagagacatatgctagtagTATGTTAGTCAAAGAGACATTTGCTAGGAGGATGTTAATCAAAGAGACATTTGCTAGTAGGATGTTAGCCAaagagacatatgctagtagggtgttagtcaaagagacatatgctagtagTATGTTAGTCAAAGAGACATTTGCTAGGAGGATGTTAATCAAAGAGACATTTGCTAGTAGGATGTTAGCCAaagagacatatgctagtaggatgttagtcaaagagacatatgctagtaggATGTTAGTCATAGAGACATATGCTAGCAGGATGTTAACTAAAGAGACAAATGCTAGTAGGATGTTAGTCAaagagacatatgctagtagggtgttagCCAAAGGgacatatgctagtagggtgttagTCAAAGGgacatatgctagtagggtgttagTCAAAAAGATATATGCAAGTAGGGTGTTAGTCAaagagacatatgctagtagggtgttagtcaaagagacatatgctagtagggtgttagTCAAAAAGATatatgctagtagggtgttagtcaaagagacatatgctagtagggtgttagCCAAAACGACATATGCTAGTAGGATGTTAGCCAAAGAGATATAG